Proteins found in one Podarcis muralis chromosome 5, rPodMur119.hap1.1, whole genome shotgun sequence genomic segment:
- the ZHX3 gene encoding zinc fingers and homeoboxes protein 3, with the protein MASKRKSTTPCMIPPKALALEESQPGSVGVDHEGSQQSVTPAALPISDTVVHNNHKNGLLSNGHSGILDGDTYRCIYCNFGSRDINQFLGHLDSEHIDFSKGPSFVCVQCSFLVISHKELSCHNAECHIGETGLIWNVVKQGKHVIVEQTIGDASSSQDLLGDLPEEGQDSQAEIIITKTPIMKIMKTKPEVKKIHTLKENVSSKPVKDLEKKVGEQPFTNGPVPVNQSSTGTVKPTHVVNGSIIGNVPVLQAGLTQFVQLQQQQQQQQQQQQQQQQLHQQLPTSKSLPKVMIPLSSIPTYNATMDSNSFLKNSFHKFPYPTKAELCYLTVVTKYPEEQLKIWFTAQRLKQGISWSPEEIEDARKKMFNTVIQSIPQSTITVLNTPLVASPSSVQHLIQASLPGHSVGKPEGAGGVLVTQPIMSNGLQGTTSSLAVAVTSIPKTQIAKPPATVSVSNTSSPVKVVSAAPSQLTACPTITSQAFLDPSIYKNKKSYEQLSALKDSFCRNQFPGHAEVERLTKITGLSTREVRKWFSDRRYHCRNIRGGKAIHAGDNTIIIDSVPEITFTSSPKATPELTSTLAATPAVHTPARRQSWHQTPDFSATKYKERAPEQLRALESSFAQNPSPPEEEVDRLRSETKMTRREIDSWFSERRKRQVIKDAERQRDDDAKDDSGEDEGSSDDLKASSENGSLDAATSSQTPGERKVTPIKINLKNFKVTESNGKSEVLGLSEDVQRENPRKPKLSSKKTAQQRHLLKQLFVQTQRPTNEQYDQICSHTGLPRTEVIRWFGDSRYGLKNGNLRWYENYKHGIFPKDLSTSSEASRAVLQDYFQKNKVLCEDDLPGLCERTQMTTQQIRLWFAERLDEENRGVSDTGSEDQSSSVGEPAGSQKGTVDAFSEVSENSESWEPGGQDGSSELGDPESHLPAVHFEME; encoded by the exons ATGGCCAGCAAAAGGAAATCCACAACGCCTTGCATGATACCACCAAAAGCACTGGCACTGGAGGAGTCGCAACCAGGCTCTGTTGGAGTTGATCATGAAGGATCTCAACAGTCTGTTACTCCTGCAGCTCTGCCTATTAGTGACACTGTTGTTCACAATAATCACAAAAATGGGCTGTTGTCCAATGGACATAGTGGTATCTTAGATGGTGATACTTACAGATGTATCTATTGCAATTTTGGCTCTCGAGACATTAATCAGTTCCTTGGTCACCTTGATTCTGAGCACATAGACTTTAGCAAAGGCCCGTCCTTTGTGTGTGTACAGTGCAGTTTCCTGGTCATCAGTCACAAAGAGCTTTCTTGCCACAACGCAGAGTGCCACATTGGGGAAACTGGCTTAATCTGGAATGTCGTGAAACAAGGCAAGCACGTGATTGTGGAGCAAACCATTGGAGATGCCAGCAGCAGCCAGGACCTTCTGGGGGACCTCCCTGAGGAAGGTCAAGACAGCCAAGCTGAAATTATCATTACCAAAACACCCATTATGAAGATAATGAAAACGAAACCAGAAGTGAAAAAAATCCACACGCTAAAAGAAAACGTATCTAGTAAACCGGTCAAGGATCTAGAGAAAAAAGTTGGCGAGCAGCCATTCACCAATGGACCGGTGCCAGTGAACCAATCATCAACAGGAACAGTTAAACCAACACATGTTGTCAATGGCTCAATAATAGGAAATGTACCTGTTTTGCAGGCAGGCCTCACTCAAtttgtgcagctgcagcagcagcagcagcaacagcagcagcagcagcaacaacaacaacagcttcacCAGCAGCTACCCACTTCAAAATCCCTTCCCAAGGTAATGATTCCCCTGAGCAGTATCCCAACATACAATGCAACAATGGACTCTAATAGCTTTCTGAAAAACTCTTTCCATAAGTTCCCTTACCCTACCAAAGCTGAGCTTTGCTATTTGACTGTTGTGACCAAGTACCCAGAAGAACAGCTGAAGATTTGGTTTACCGCCCAGAGGTTGAAGCAGGGTATCAGCTGGTCACCGGAGGAGATAGAAGATGCACGGAAGAAAATGTTTAACACTGTGATTCAGTCCATACCCCAGTCCACCATTACAGTGTTAAATACACCCCTAGTTGCAAGCCCCAGTAGTGTTCAGCATCTCATTCAGGCCAGTTTACCTGGCCATTCTGTTGGGAAACCCGAAGGAGCGGGTGGTGTATTGGTTACGCAACCAATAATGTCAAATGGACTTCAAGGGACAACCTCATCTCTTGCAGTAGCAGTCACATCCATTCCAAAGACTCAGATAGCAAAGCCGCCTGCCACTGTGTCAGTTTCTAACACTTCGTCCCCTGTGAAAGTGGTGAGTGCTGCTCCATCACAGCTCACTGCTTGCCCAACTATAACTTCACAGGCCTTCTTAGATCCCAGTATATACAAAAATAAGAAGTCTTATGAGCAGCTCTCTGCATTGAAAGACAGCTTCTGTAGGAACCAGTTTCCTGGACATGCTGAAGTGGAGCGGCTTACGAAAATCACAGGCCTTAGTACAAGGGAAGTTCGAAAATGGTTTAGCGATAGGAGGTACCATTGCAGGAACATCAGAGGTGGCAAAGCTATACATGCTGGagataatacaataataatagaTTCTGTGCCTGAAATTACCTTCACCTCTTCTCCCAAAGCAACCCCAGAATTAACTTCCACGTTGGCAGCAACACCTGCTGTTCACACCCCAGCCCGTCGGCAATCCTGGCATCAGACACCCGATTTCTCCGCTACAAAATATAAAGAGAGGGCTCCTGAGCAGCTCAGAGCGTTGGAAAGCAGCTTTGCACAAAATCCCTCTCCTCCAGAGGAGGAAGTGGACCGTTTGAGGAGCGAAACCAAAATGACGAGGAGAGAGATTGACAGCTGGTTCTCGGAGCGGAGGAAACGGCAGGTGATCAAAGACGCAGAGCGGCAGAGGGACGATGACGCCAAAGACGACTCAGGGGAAGATGAGGGCTCCTCGGACGACTTGAAAGCTTCCAGTGAAAATGGCTCATTGGATGCAGCCACCAGCTCTCAAACGCCAGGAGAGCGCAAAGTAACCCCTATAAAAATCAACCTTAAGAACTTTAAGGTGACTGAGTCAAATGGCAAAAGTGAGGTGCTAGGCTTGAGTGAAGATGTCCAAAGAGAGAACCCCCGGAAGCCCAAGCTAAGTTCTAAAAAGACTGCTCAGCAGAGACATTTGCTCAAGCAGCTCTTTGTGCAGACCCAGCGGCCGACAAATGAACAATATGACCAAATATGTTCTCATACAGGACTTCCCAGGACTGAGGTGATTCGTTGGTTTGGAGATAGTCGCTAtggtttaaaaaatggaaatttgaGGTGGTATGAGAACTACAAGCATGGTATCTTTCCTAAAGACCTATCGACCTCCAGTGAGGCCAGCAGGGCGGTCCTGCAGGACTATTTCCAGAAGAACAAGGTGCTTTGTGAAGATGACCTCCCAGGTCTGTGTGAGAGAACTCAGATGACTACTCAACAGATCAGGCTGTGGTTTGCTGAAAGGCTAGATGAAGAAAACAGGGGAGTGTCAGACACAGGCAGTGAAGATCAGTCCTCAAGTGTTGGTGAGCCAGCCGGCAGTCAAAAAGGGACAGTCGATGCCTTTTCTGAGGTTTCTGAGAACAGTGAATCCTGGGAGCCTGGAGGTCAAGATGGCAGCTCTGAGCTTGGAGATCCGGAGAGTCATCTGCCTGCCGTTCACTTTG aaatggagtga